Part of the Geobacter pickeringii genome, TGGAACGGACGCGGCGGGGACTACGCGAGGAAGTTGACGATCTCCTTGTCCATCTTCTCGATGTGACGGGTGAGCCACTCGATCATCATCTGATTGGTCGAGATCACGAGGGAGAGGCCGGCGCCGCCGTCGCGAACGTTCCGTTTCAGCTCCTCCAAGTCGCGCGTGAACTTCTGGTGCTGCCGTTTGTGCTCGAGGTAGTCGGCACAGCCGCAGTGGCGCATGATCCGTTCCTCGGCGGCGAAGTGCGATACCACGTACTCGTCGAGAAACATGAGGAGCCGCAGCACCTCCTCGTTCCCCTTGCCGTCGTTGCAGGCGGTCAGCAGGTTTCCGAAACGGAGGAACAGTTCCCGGTGCTGGGTGTCGACCTCGTCGATGCCCGTGAGCAGATCCTCTCTCCATCCAATGGCCATGGTTCTGGTTCTCCTGTGGTGCAGGGTATGGGCGGCGGGCATCCCGGTGTCGCGGGGGACCGTGGCTCGCAGGTAAGTGATTACTTTCATCGTATCGTGCGGAATCGGGATTTCTTGAGGGGAAAATGCCGTTATCGGCGTCGGTTACGCCCGTTCCGTCCTGATGCGGGGAATGCGGAAACGGCGTCCGACCAGGGCGCGGTGCCGTCCCCGCAGGTCGGCGGCGGTGCCGTCGAGGAAGGCGAGCAGCTCGGGGTGGCCGTGGCCGGCCAGGTAGCCGTCAACCAGTTTCGCCATGCAGGCGTTGTAGCGCCGGGTGGAGCTGCCGTGGGCGAAGTTCTTGCCGGGAAAGCGGCGGATGTCGCCGTCGAAGGCGGGAGAGATGTGGTAGAGCTCGTGGAAGATGGTGATGAGTTTTTCGCGCAGCGGCAGGTCGAGGAAGCGGGGGACGAGGAAGTAGATGACGTAGAGGATCTCCGTCTCCCGGTGGAGCACCGTCGGCATGGTGCTGACGTAGGTGTGGCGGCCGCGCCGCCGCGTCACGCTCTTCTCCCCGCCGGCGAACCGCAGGGGGTGGATCTTGGCGTACATGCCGCCGACGCCGCCGCTGCGGGTGGAGGAGACGCAGAGGAGCAGCCGGGCGGGGTCCACATGGGAAAGCTCGTCGACGGTGGCGGCCACGTGGGCGACGAGCCGCTCCAGCTCCCGGGTCAGATTGAGAACGGATCCCCCTGGGGCCACCGGGAGGTTACTTCGCGCCCGATCTGAATTTGTGGCAGAAGAGGCAGCGCATCGGCCCGTCCTTCGGTTTCACCGGATGCTCCTTCGGGAAGGGGATGCCGCCGGGCTGCTCGTTGTGGCAGGCGGGGCAGGTCTTGTCGAGGGTCATCTTCTCCTCGCCCTTGCGGAATGCCTCGTAGAACTTCTGGTGGTTTGCGTCGAAGGGGACCTTCTTGGTCCGGACCTCGCCGGAGATGGACCAGAAAATACCGACCACGACGACGATGAGGGCAATGAAGAACCAGTCCTTCTTCTCGATTTTCATCTCAGCGAACCTCCGCTTTCTTTGACGGGAAAATGCTCCGGGTCATGTTACGCCATGGCGGCGCAGCCGATGGCGCCGTTGTGCTGGGGGTGCAGGGGGACGCAGACCTCCCGGCCGGTCTCGTCCTGCAGGAGCCTCACCACCCCCCCGTTGCGGGCGACGCCGCCGGTAAGGACGATGGTCTCCGAGGGGAAGCGCTTCAGCATCGGCATCACGCGCTTGACGAGGGTCTGGTTCACCCCGGCGCAGAGCCGCTCCACGGAGTGCCCCCGGAGGATCTGGCCGATGAGCTCCGACTCGCCGAAGATGCCGCAGGTGGCGTCGAGTTTCACCGGCTCCTCCCAGTGGGTGGAGAGCTCGTCGAGGGAGACCTCCAGGATCGCCGCCATGTTTTCCAGGTAGCGGCCGCTGGAGGCGGCGCACTTGTCGTTCATGACGAAGTCGGCGAGCTTCCCCCCCCGCACCAGGGCCACCTTCGTGTCCTGCCCCCCCATGTCCAGGAGGGTGAACTCCCGAAGCCCCGTCTGGAAGAGGGCGCCGCCCACATGGGCCCGGATCTCGGAGATGATGCGCGCCCCTTTGAGCGCGAGGGTGTTGCGGCCGTAGCCGGTGACCACCACCGTCGCGCTGGCAAGTTCCGCCGGCGTGAAGATGCCGCTCGCCGCCAGGTCCAGCGCCAGTTCCTCCCCCTCGAGCCTGCCGTAGCGCTTGTAGAAGGTGACCGTGTCGTGGTCGGCCAGGCGGAGGGTGCGCTCTCCATCGAAGAGGGCGAATTTCGCCTTTCTGCTTCCTAAGTCGATGCCGATGTGCATGGAATCCGTTTCCCGGGCGGTCGAGGTCTAGTCCGCCAGCATCTCGAGGAATCCCTCGATCCTGATCTTGGTCCGCGCGTCAAGGGGGGCCGGCTTATCCCCTTCGAGGGTGAGGACCGGGAGGGGGATCTTCTGGCGCACGATCATATCCTCGATCTGGCGGAAGCAGAACGACTGGACGTAGTGAATCACCGCGTCCACCCCCCGCCGCTCCAGTTCCAGGAGGATGTCCGACAGCCGGTGGAAGATATCGTAGGGGTAGGTATAGGCGCGGTACTGCTCCACCAGGTCCGGGGTGTCGTAGGGCATAGCGAACTGGCGCTGGGTTTCGTTGAAGACCACCCGTGCCCCGAGGGATTCGATGAACGGGTAGAGATCGTCGAAGATGGGAGGGACGCCGATGAAGGCGAGCCGCACGGTGTCGTTGAACGGCGTGCGCTCCTGGACGCCGGCGAGGAAGCTCTCCACTTCCGCCTCGAAGCGGTCGGGGTCGCCGTTCATGTCCGAGGTGCAGACCTGGAAATAGTGGTTTTCCTGACCGCTGACGAGGTTCTCCTCCCAGGTGAGCCGGTCGATCTCCCGCACCTTGCGCCGGATCCGCCCCAGGCGCTCCCGGGTCAGGTTCACCGCGTCCCAGCCGACCCCGAAGTGGCGCATCAGCTTCTCGATCTCGAAGCGGACACTCGCCGGATCCCGGTCGTGGGGGTAGGCGAAGGGGACCGTCTCCACCCCCCTGAGGGAGAGGACCTCCATGAGCGCCCGGGTGTTGCTGCAATCCCCTTCGGTGACGGCGACGATCTCCTTGATCCCGCACTCGAGGATCGCCGCGTAGATCCCCTTGATCCAGCTGCAGATGCTCCGGGGGAAGCCGTCCACCTCCGCCTCCTCGATCATCCGGTTATTGGCCGGGCTCGTGATGAAGACGTTGTTGAGGTCGACGGGGCTTTTCTCCGCTGCGAGGATGACCTCCAGCGGGATGGTGGTGGTGAAGCCGACACGGTGCACGGGGGTTACTCCGACTTGATGAAGATGAAGTAGATGAGGAAGGCGCCGATGACGAGCCCCCCCAGGGCGAAGGGGATGGTGGAGCCGAGGGTCAGTTCGTTCCCCTCGCCCGACGGGAGGGTGAGCCGGATCAGGAGCGCGATGGAGACGGCGGCGAAGACGATGGATAGGACGAACTTGGAGCGCTTGACGACCCCGTAGAAGATCAGCAGGACCAGGATGCCGATGATCCACGGGTTCTCCATGGCTCCCTTCAGGGTGAGGTTCTTGATGAACGTGACAATGTTCTGGGTCTCGAAGGGGCTCAGGGTCTCCTTCGCCTTGTCGACCATCTCCTGTTTTTCCATGGGGGCTCCCGGCGGCTCTCGAATGGGTCGTTCGTATCGTTCTATATAGCAGATTTTCCGAAGAAAAAGAAGCCTGCTCCCCGTCGGTATACGCGGGGGCAAATGCCTTGACAATGGGGCTGCGGCTCACCTAGTATAAACATTTTTCTGCATCTCAACAACAGATACGACAACGCCTTCCCTGCGAAGGCGCCGGCCGCTCCCCCTCCTTCCGGAATGGGGGCGCGCGGAGAACACGCTGTGCCCTGGAAAGCCATCGGCATTTTCGATTCGGGGGTTGGCGGCCTGACGGTCCTCAAGGAGATCGTTAAGGCCCTTCCCCAGGAAGACACCATCTACTTCGGCGATACCGCCCGGGTCCCCTACGGGACCAAGTCCCCCGAGACCGTCACCCGCTACAGTCTCGAGATCGCCTCCTTTCTCGTCAAGCGCGACATCAAGCTCCTCGTGGTCGCCTGCAACACCGCCTCGGCCTGCTCCCTCGACGCCCTGCAGGAGACCCTCTCCATCCCGGTGGTGGGGGTCATCGAGCCGGGGGCCCGTCGGGCCGTCTCGGTCACCCGCAGCGGCAGGGTCGGCGTCATCGGCACCGAGGGGACCATCCGAAGCAGCGCCTATGCCAAGGCGATCAAGCGGATGAATCCCGAGGTGGAGGTGGTAACCAAGGCCTGCCCCCTCTTCGTGCCGCTGGCTGAAGAGGGGTGGACCGACAACGAGGTGGCGCGCCTCACGGCCGAGACCTATCTCGGGGGGGTCCGCGACCACGGGGTCGACACGCTGGTGCTGGGGTGCACCCACTACCCGATCCTCAAGAGGGTGATCGGCGAGACGGTGGGGGATGCCGTGAAGCTGGTCGATTCCGCGGAGGAGACCGCCCGCACCGTGGCGGAGATCCTCCGGGGGCGGGACTTGCTCCGTCCCAGCGCCGAACTCGGCAACCACCACTACTTCGTCTCCGACGTCCCGGCCGGGTTCATCCGGGTCGGCAACCGCTTTCTCGGCGGCAGTCTCGGGGATGTCTACCAGATAAGCCTCGACACGGAGAAGGGATAGTTCATGAAGCGCACCAAACCCCGCAAGTGGAGCCGCCTCATTGTGGTCGCCTTTCTGGTGGCCGCCACGGTGCTCGGCCTCCTCATCTTCCAGAAATACCGCACCAGCCGGGAGCTCCCCGTCGCCCAGTCGGAACCGAAGCCTTCCGGCACGTTCCGGGTCACCCTCTTCTTCGCCACCCCCGACGCCGAGGGGCTCGCCCGGGAAGGGCGGGAGCTCGACGCCTGCGAGGAGATGGCCGACTGCGTGGAGGAGGTGGTCGACGAGCTGGTGAACGGCCCCGTGGGCGAACTGCAGCCGACCCTCCCCCCCAGCGCCGTCGTCCGCGGCGTCCGGATCGTGGGGGAGACGGCGGTCATCGACTTCGGCAAGGAACTGGTGGCGGGGCTCCCCGGCGGCAGTTCCGCCGAGCTGGCGGCGGTCTACTCGGTGGTGGACACCGTCTGCCTCAACTTCCCCGCGATCAAGGGGGTGAAGTTCCTGGTGGAAGGGAAGGACGCCGAGACCCTGGCGGGACACGTGGACCTGCGCCGCCCCATTCCCCCCGATTATACGCTGGAAAAGACCGATGAAAAGGTGGTGAAACCATGAAGAAGCCGTTCCTGCAGGCGATCAAAGAGCGCGTCCTCGTCCTCGACGGCGCCATGGGGACCATGCTCCAGGAGCGGGGGCTCAAGCCGGGGCAGTCGCCGGAGGAGCTGAACCTGACCATGCCCGACGTGGTGGCCGGCGTCCACCGCGAGTACGTGGCGGCGGGGGCCGACATCATCGTCACCAACACCTTCGGCGGCACCCGCGCCAAGCTGGAGCACTTCGGCCTGGAGGCGAAGGTCCGCGAGATCAACGTCCGGGCCGTGGAGATCGCCCGGGAGGTCTGCGGCGACGATGCCTACGTGGCCGGCTCCGTCGGCCCCACCGGGCTCTTCGTGGAGCCGGTGGGTGGGGTGACCTTCGACGCCATGGCGGGGCTCTTCCGGGAGCAGGCCGCGGCCCTCATCGAGGCCGGTGCCGACCTCATCACCCTCGAAACCTTCCTCGACATCAAGGAGATCCGGGCGGCGGTCATCGCCATCCGGGAGCTCTCCCCCACCATCCCGATCATCGCCCAGCTCACCTTCGACAACGAGGGGCGCACTGTCCTCGGCACCCCTCCCGAGGCGGCGGCCGTGACCCTGGCGGCGGCCGGCGCCGACATCATCGGCTCCAACTGCGGCCTCGGCCCCGACGGCATCTGCGCCGTCATGGGGGCGATGCGCGGCGTGACGCGGCTCCCCCTCATCTCCCAGGCCAATGCGGGGCTGCCGAAGCTCGTGGAGGGCAAGACCGTCTTCCCCGGTACCCCCGACGACATGACCGCCTTCCACGACCGGCTCCTGGAGCTCAACGTCCGGATCATCGGCGGCTGCTGTGGCACCACCCCGGCCCACATCCGGGCCATCAAGGAGGCGCTGGCGGGGCGCGACCAGTCGTGGCGCGACTGTGGCCCCGCACCGGGGGTGACGTACCTGTCGAGCCGCACCTCCGTCGTCGCCTTCGGCGGCGGGCTTACCACCGCCATCATCGGCGAGCGGATCAACCCCACCGGCAAGAAGGGGTTCGCCCAGGAGCTGCGGGAGGGGAAGGTCTCCTACATCCGCCGCGAGGCGATGGAACAGGTGGCCGCCGGCGCCCATCTGCTGGACATCAACGTCGGGACCCCGGGAATCGACGAGCCGGCCGCCATGGAGCGGGCGGTCTTCTGCGTGACCGGGAGCGTCGGGGTGCCGCTGGTCCTCGACTCGTCCGACCCCGCGGCCCTGGAGCGGGGGCTCAAGGCAGCCGACGGCAAGGTGCTGGTAAACTCCGTGAACGGCGAGGAGAAGAGCATCGCCCGGGTCCTGCCGCTGGTGAAGAAGTACGGCGCCGCCGTCATCGGCCTGGCCCTGGACGAGACCGGCATCCCCGAGACCGGCGAGGGGCGCCTCGCCGTGGCGGAGCGGATCGTGGCCGCCGCGGAAGGGGATGGCATCCCCCGCAGCGACGTGGTGATCGACTGTCTCACCCTCACCGTGAGCGCCGAGCAGAAGCGGGCCATGGAGACCCTGAAGGCGGTCCGCCTCGTGAAGGAACGGCTCGGCTGCAACACCGTGCTCGGCGTCAGCAACATCTCCTTCGGCCTCCCCCGCCGCCCCCTGGTCTCGTCGACCTTCTTCGGCATGGCCATGGCCGCCGGCCTCGACGCTGCCATCGTCAATCCCAAAGAGGAGGAGATGATGGCCGCCTGGCGTTCGGCCATGGTGCTCCTGAACCGCGACCCCTCCTCGGCCGCCTACATCGCCGCCTACGCCGGCACCGCCTCCGCGCCCGAACCGGCCGGGGCCGCCGAGAACCTCGACATCCGCGAGCGGCTCACGCGGGCCGTCATCACCGGCGACCGGGAGAATATCGCGGCACTGGTGGAGGAGGCGTTCGCCCAGGGGCTCGAACCGCTCCAGGTGAGCAACGAGGGGCTTCTCCCCGGCCTGGAGGAGGTGGGGCGCCGCTTCGAGAAGAACCTCGTCTTCCTCCCCCAGGTGATGCAGTCGGCCGAGACGATGCAGGCCGCCTTCGCCCGCCTCAAGGAGGCGATGAAAGGTGCTCCGGCCGCCAGTCGCGGCACGATCCTCATGGCCACCGTGGAGGGGGACATCCACGACATCGGCAAGAACATCGTCTGCACCCTCTTGGAGAACCACGGCTTCGAGGTGATCGATCTCGGCAAGAACGTGGCCGCCGACCGGATCGTGGCGAAGGCGAAGGAGCTCGGCGTCGATGCCGTGGGGCTCTCCGCCCTCATGACCACCACCATGACCGAGATGGAGAACGTCATCGCCCGGCTCAGGGCGGCCGGGATCAGGACATTCACCATGGTCGGCGGCGCGGTGGTGACCCAGGAGTATGCCGACCAGATCGGCGCCGACCTCTATGCCCGCGACGCCATGGAGGCAGTTGCGCGGATCAGGGGGCTTCTCGATAAACCGGTGTAACCCCGCGATTTGCCGTACCGATTATCCCTTGCAACCGGCGAATATACGTGCTACTTTTAGCCGGTTACGTCATTTGGCGGATAGGTACCCATGGTCGTCGGATTCAATCACAACGTCATGTACAAGGGGGAGGTCTTCCACGTCCAGACCGAGGACAGTGGCGTTGCCAACCCCTCCATCGTTACCCTCCTCTACCGGGGGGGGACCATCATTGCTTCCAAGAAGACCAGCTACGCCGATATCGTCAAGGTGGGGGACCTCGACAAGGTGGTCGAGGCGTTGATGAAAGAGCAGCACAAGGATATGCTCCGCCGCCTCAAGAACGGCGAGTTCGACTCCCGGGCCTTCCCCGCGCCGCCGGCCCCCTCCGCCGCCACCCCGCCGCCCGGCCCGGCCGCTGCCGCCACTCCGCCTCCCCGTCCCCCATCCTCCCCTCCGAAACCCCAGGACAAGCCCTCCAGCCTCGATGACGTCATCCTCGACTTCCTCATGGCCGGAGACAAGCAGGATTCATAATCACAGCAGCAATGGAAAGGACCAGCGTGAACAGCGAAACGATCAGCTCTCTCGAGGAAAAGGCCCGGCAGCTCCGGGTCGACATCGTCAAGACGTTGCATAAGTCCCAGTCGGGTCACACCGGCGGTTCCCTCTCGGCCATCGACATGGTGGCCGCCCTCTATTTCCACGTCATGCGCCACAAGCCGGCCGACCCGAAGTGGGAGGGGCGGGACCGCTTCGTGCTCTGCAAGGGGCACGCGGCGCCGGCCCTGTACGTGGCCCTGGCCGAGGCGGGGTACTTCCCGAAGGAGGACCTGATGATGCTGCGGCGTCTCGGCTCCCACCTCCAGGGGCACCCCGACAGCAAGCAGACGCCCGGGGTCGAGGTCTGCACCGGCTCCCTCGGGCAGGGACTCTCCATGGCCAACGGCCTGGCCCTGGGGTTGCGTCTCGACGGGAGTGAGAGCCGGGTCTATGCCCTGCTGGGGGACGGTGAGCTCCAGGAGGGGCAGGTCTGGGAGGCCGCCATGGCCGCCGGCCACTACAAGCTCGACAACCTCTGCGCCCTCATCGACGTGAACCGCCTCCAGATCGACGGCGAGGTGGCGAAGGTTATGAACGTGGAGCCGGTTGCCGACAAGTTTGCCGCCTTCGGCTGGGAGGTGATCGACATCGACGGCCACGACATGAAGGCCATCGTCGCCGCCCTGGAACAGGCAGCCACCGTGAAGGGGAAGCCGACCGCCATCGTCGCCCGGACGGTCAAGGGGAAGGGGGTCTCCTTCTTTGAGAACAAGGCGTCGTACCACGGGGTGGCTCCGAGCGATGAAGAGCTCCCCAAGGCGCTGGAGTGCCTCGGCGAGCAGTGCAACCTGTAGCGGCGCCGCGTGCCGCGCACCGATCTGACAACCAGAAAGGACATTGACTATATGAGCACCATGATCGCCACCCGCGACGCCTACGGCCAGACCCTGGCCGAGCTGGGCGAGGAGAATGCCGCCGTCGTCGTCCTCGACGCCGACCTTTCCGGGTCCACCAAGACGTCGGTCTTTGCCAAGAAATTCCCCGAGCGCTTCTTCAATATGGGAATCGCCGAGGCCAACATGGTCGGCACCGCCGCCGGCCTTGCTGCCGCCGGCAAGATCCCGTTTCTCTCCACCTTTGCGATCTTCGCCGCCGGCCGGGGATGGGAGCAGATCCGCCAGTCCCTCGCCTATCCGAAGGCCAACGTGAAGGTGGTCGCCACCCACGGCGGGATCACCGTCGGGGAGGACGGCGGCTCCCACCAGTCGGTGGAAGATATCGCCATCATGCGGGCGATCCCGAACATGACGGTCATCGTCCCGGCCGACGGCCCCGAGACCGCCAAGGCGATCCGCGCTGCCGCCGCTTACAAGGGGCCGGTCTACGTCCGTCTCGGCCGTAACAAGGTCCCCACCGTCACGGTCGAAGATGCCCCCTTCGAGATCGGCAAGGGGACCCAGCTGGCCGACGGGAATGATCTCACCTTCGTTACCACCGGCCTCATGACCGCCCAGGCCCTGGCAGCGGCGAAACTCCTCGCCACGGAGGGGATTTCGGCCCGGGTAGTGCATCTTGCCACCATCAAGCCCCTGGACGGCGAAATCCTCCTGAAGGCGGCCCGGGAGACCGGCGCCATCGTCACCGCCGAGGAGCACTCGGTGGTGGGGGGGCTCGGCGGCGCCGTGGCCGAATACCTCTCCGAGAACTGCCCGGTGCCGCTCCGGCGGATCGGCATCAACGACCGGTTCGGCCTCTCCGGCAAGGCGGAGGAGCTCATCAAGTACTTCGGCCTCATGCCTGCCGATCTGGCCGAGGCGGGGCGGGAGATCGTCGCGAAGAAGCGGGGGTAGGGGCCGGACCGGGATTGTCCGGTACTGCCCTCCCCGTTTCTGGCGGAGCTCTAGATGCGGATACTGAGATCGGTAGACGGTTTCACCTATCTGGCGGCGATCATGATCGTCGTCATCATGGGGATCATGCTCGGTGTGTCGGGGCAGCTCTGGCGGACGACCATGAAGCGGGAGCGGGAGGAGGAGCTGCTCTTTCGCGGCCAGCAGTACAAGGCGGCCATGGAGCGGTGGTACAAGCCGGGCGGGCCGGGACAGCCCCCCCCCAGCAGCCTCAATGACCTGAAGGATCTGCTGAAGGACCCCCATTCTACCACCACGGTTCGCTACATCCGCCGGCTCTACAAGGACCCCGTCACCGGCAAGGATTTCGACGTCGTGCGCCAGCCGGGGAAGGGGATCGTGGGGGTCATGAGCACCAGCGAGGATGAGCCGCTCAAGGCGGGAGGGTTCCCCAAGGGGCTGGAGGCGCTGGAAGGGGCGAACCAGTACAAGAAATGGCTCTTCGCCCTCAGCCTCGATGCGTCGGGCAAGGGGGGCACGACGGGGCAGCAGGCAGGGGGAGGGCAGTCGGCCTCGCCCGGCCAGGCGGCGCCGGCGGGAACCGCTGGCATGCCTTCGGGGTGGTCGTACCCGGGGGCGACGGGGACTCCGGC contains:
- a CDS encoding bacteriohemerythrin; translation: MKVITYLRATVPRDTGMPAAHTLHHRRTRTMAIGWREDLLTGIDEVDTQHRELFLRFGNLLTACNDGKGNEEVLRLLMFLDEYVVSHFAAEERIMRHCGCADYLEHKRQHQKFTRDLEELKRNVRDGGAGLSLVISTNQMMIEWLTRHIEKMDKEIVNFLA
- a CDS encoding GerMN domain-containing protein; translated protein: MKRTKPRKWSRLIVVAFLVAATVLGLLIFQKYRTSRELPVAQSEPKPSGTFRVTLFFATPDAEGLAREGRELDACEEMADCVEEVVDELVNGPVGELQPTLPPSAVVRGVRIVGETAVIDFGKELVAGLPGGSSAELAAVYSVVDTVCLNFPAIKGVKFLVEGKDAETLAGHVDLRRPIPPDYTLEKTDEKVVKP
- a CDS encoding putative metallopeptidase, which translates into the protein MAPGGSVLNLTRELERLVAHVAATVDELSHVDPARLLLCVSSTRSGGVGGMYAKIHPLRFAGGEKSVTRRRGRHTYVSTMPTVLHRETEILYVIYFLVPRFLDLPLREKLITIFHELYHISPAFDGDIRRFPGKNFAHGSSTRRYNACMAKLVDGYLAGHGHPELLAFLDGTAADLRGRHRALVGRRFRIPRIRTERA
- a CDS encoding type II secretion system protein, with amino-acid sequence MRILRSVDGFTYLAAIMIVVIMGIMLGVSGQLWRTTMKREREEELLFRGQQYKAAMERWYKPGGPGQPPPSSLNDLKDLLKDPHSTTTVRYIRRLYKDPVTGKDFDVVRQPGKGIVGVMSTSEDEPLKAGGFPKGLEALEGANQYKKWLFALSLDASGKGGTTGQQAGGGQSASPGQAAPAGTAGMPSGWSYPGATGTPAR
- the murI gene encoding glutamate racemase; amino-acid sequence: MPWKAIGIFDSGVGGLTVLKEIVKALPQEDTIYFGDTARVPYGTKSPETVTRYSLEIASFLVKRDIKLLVVACNTASACSLDALQETLSIPVVGVIEPGARRAVSVTRSGRVGVIGTEGTIRSSAYAKAIKRMNPEVEVVTKACPLFVPLAEEGWTDNEVARLTAETYLGGVRDHGVDTLVLGCTHYPILKRVIGETVGDAVKLVDSAEETARTVAEILRGRDLLRPSAELGNHHYFVSDVPAGFIRVGNRFLGGSLGDVYQISLDTEKG
- a CDS encoding homocysteine S-methyltransferase family protein; amino-acid sequence: MKKPFLQAIKERVLVLDGAMGTMLQERGLKPGQSPEELNLTMPDVVAGVHREYVAAGADIIVTNTFGGTRAKLEHFGLEAKVREINVRAVEIAREVCGDDAYVAGSVGPTGLFVEPVGGVTFDAMAGLFREQAAALIEAGADLITLETFLDIKEIRAAVIAIRELSPTIPIIAQLTFDNEGRTVLGTPPEAAAVTLAAAGADIIGSNCGLGPDGICAVMGAMRGVTRLPLISQANAGLPKLVEGKTVFPGTPDDMTAFHDRLLELNVRIIGGCCGTTPAHIRAIKEALAGRDQSWRDCGPAPGVTYLSSRTSVVAFGGGLTTAIIGERINPTGKKGFAQELREGKVSYIRREAMEQVAAGAHLLDINVGTPGIDEPAAMERAVFCVTGSVGVPLVLDSSDPAALERGLKAADGKVLVNSVNGEEKSIARVLPLVKKYGAAVIGLALDETGIPETGEGRLAVAERIVAAAEGDGIPRSDVVIDCLTLTVSAEQKRAMETLKAVRLVKERLGCNTVLGVSNISFGLPRRPLVSSTFFGMAMAAGLDAAIVNPKEEEMMAAWRSAMVLLNRDPSSAAYIAAYAGTASAPEPAGAAENLDIRERLTRAVITGDRENIAALVEEAFAQGLEPLQVSNEGLLPGLEEVGRRFEKNLVFLPQVMQSAETMQAAFARLKEAMKGAPAASRGTILMATVEGDIHDIGKNIVCTLLENHGFEVIDLGKNVAADRIVAKAKELGVDAVGLSALMTTTMTEMENVIARLRAAGIRTFTMVGGAVVTQEYADQIGADLYARDAMEAVARIRGLLDKPV
- a CDS encoding transketolase yields the protein MERTSVNSETISSLEEKARQLRVDIVKTLHKSQSGHTGGSLSAIDMVAALYFHVMRHKPADPKWEGRDRFVLCKGHAAPALYVALAEAGYFPKEDLMMLRRLGSHLQGHPDSKQTPGVEVCTGSLGQGLSMANGLALGLRLDGSESRVYALLGDGELQEGQVWEAAMAAGHYKLDNLCALIDVNRLQIDGEVAKVMNVEPVADKFAAFGWEVIDIDGHDMKAIVAALEQAATVKGKPTAIVARTVKGKGVSFFENKASYHGVAPSDEELPKALECLGEQCNL
- a CDS encoding 2-hydroxyacyl-CoA dehydratase family protein, coding for MHRVGFTTTIPLEVILAAEKSPVDLNNVFITSPANNRMIEEAEVDGFPRSICSWIKGIYAAILECGIKEIVAVTEGDCSNTRALMEVLSLRGVETVPFAYPHDRDPASVRFEIEKLMRHFGVGWDAVNLTRERLGRIRRKVREIDRLTWEENLVSGQENHYFQVCTSDMNGDPDRFEAEVESFLAGVQERTPFNDTVRLAFIGVPPIFDDLYPFIESLGARVVFNETQRQFAMPYDTPDLVEQYRAYTYPYDIFHRLSDILLELERRGVDAVIHYVQSFCFRQIEDMIVRQKIPLPVLTLEGDKPAPLDARTKIRIEGFLEMLAD
- a CDS encoding acyl-CoA dehydratase activase yields the protein MHIGIDLGSRKAKFALFDGERTLRLADHDTVTFYKRYGRLEGEELALDLAASGIFTPAELASATVVVTGYGRNTLALKGARIISEIRAHVGGALFQTGLREFTLLDMGGQDTKVALVRGGKLADFVMNDKCAASSGRYLENMAAILEVSLDELSTHWEEPVKLDATCGIFGESELIGQILRGHSVERLCAGVNQTLVKRVMPMLKRFPSETIVLTGGVARNGGVVRLLQDETGREVCVPLHPQHNGAIGCAAMA
- a CDS encoding transketolase family protein — its product is MSTMIATRDAYGQTLAELGEENAAVVVLDADLSGSTKTSVFAKKFPERFFNMGIAEANMVGTAAGLAAAGKIPFLSTFAIFAAGRGWEQIRQSLAYPKANVKVVATHGGITVGEDGGSHQSVEDIAIMRAIPNMTVIVPADGPETAKAIRAAAAYKGPVYVRLGRNKVPTVTVEDAPFEIGKGTQLADGNDLTFVTTGLMTAQALAAAKLLATEGISARVVHLATIKPLDGEILLKAARETGAIVTAEEHSVVGGLGGAVAEYLSENCPVPLRRIGINDRFGLSGKAEELIKYFGLMPADLAEAGREIVAKKRG